Proteins co-encoded in one Alphaproteobacteria bacterium genomic window:
- a CDS encoding rRNA pseudouridine synthase, with the protein MAEGERIAKRIAAAGICSRRDAERLIQDGRVSMNGKVIHSPALNVTAKDIIKVDGEAIKSKTADTPKLYVLHKPAGYLTTSRDPEGRPTVFDLLPSNLPRLVTVGRLDYDSEGLLLLTTSGALARAMELPKNKLPRTYRVRVHGEPSKDKIDKVRRGVTVDGVQYRGIEVKVERQQSSGRNFWLNVTLKEGKNREIRRIFEHIGSPVSRLIRISYAGIELSDLKKGEVAQIAPHVVETLCKKLEVK; encoded by the coding sequence ATGGCTGAGGGTGAACGTATCGCGAAACGCATTGCTGCTGCGGGCATCTGCTCGCGCCGCGATGCCGAGCGACTGATTCAGGACGGGCGCGTCAGCATGAATGGTAAAGTGATTCACTCGCCCGCGCTCAACGTCACCGCAAAGGACATTATCAAAGTGGATGGCGAAGCCATCAAAAGCAAAACTGCCGATACACCCAAACTCTACGTGCTGCACAAACCTGCGGGCTACTTAACCACCTCGCGTGACCCTGAAGGGCGTCCCACGGTGTTTGATTTATTGCCCAGCAATTTGCCGCGCCTAGTGACGGTAGGTCGTCTCGACTACGACTCGGAGGGGCTGTTGCTGCTGACCACAAGCGGTGCTTTGGCACGCGCCATGGAGCTACCTAAAAACAAGTTACCACGCACCTACCGCGTGCGCGTGCATGGTGAACCATCCAAAGATAAGATCGACAAAGTGCGTCGTGGCGTCACCGTCGATGGTGTGCAATATCGCGGCATCGAAGTGAAGGTCGAGCGCCAGCAATCGAGTGGGCGAAATTTCTGGTTGAATGTGACACTCAAGGAAGGCAAGAATCGTGAGATTCGCCGTATCTTTGAACATATCGGCTCACCCGTTTCACGACTGATTCGTATCAGCTATGCGGGCATCGAGCTGAGTGATTTGAAAAAGGGCGAAGTGGCGCAAATCGCACCACATGTCGTCGAGACGCTTTGTAAGAAATTGGAGGTGAAGTAA
- a CDS encoding MotA/TolQ/ExbB proton channel family protein, which produces MSPASLLGVIFGLGLTLLAIFISTSNPLIYFDGASVLMVIGGSIAAAYMGYQSNYVGTAFKAIWWMFHKPKSTREGLNSEIMRLIKWSYLVQQKGLPALENEIKGLNANDPLIKYCMELVITNHPPADLHKMMLTAVEAEFERKTIPVQILKGMASNAPAFGMIGTLVGLIAILESMGAGIDSLAAVVGQGMALALITTLYGVFFARMVFLPAANKLLQKEESERFRNLMMVEGLVLLADKRSPRYMQDRLNSYLDPAIHFNIDKQMRGAAPKSA; this is translated from the coding sequence ATGTCACCAGCTTCCTTACTTGGCGTTATTTTTGGATTAGGACTCACCCTTCTGGCGATTTTTATTTCGACCAGTAATCCGTTGATTTATTTTGACGGTGCCAGCGTGTTGATGGTGATTGGCGGTTCAATTGCTGCTGCCTATATGGGCTATCAAAGCAATTATGTTGGCACGGCTTTTAAAGCTATTTGGTGGATGTTCCATAAACCTAAATCCACGCGTGAGGGCCTTAACTCCGAAATCATGCGCCTCATTAAGTGGAGCTATCTCGTGCAGCAAAAGGGCTTGCCCGCACTTGAGAATGAAATCAAAGGCTTGAATGCGAACGACCCACTCATCAAATATTGCATGGAGCTGGTGATTACTAATCACCCGCCTGCGGATTTGCACAAAATGATGCTGACAGCAGTAGAAGCAGAGTTTGAACGTAAAACGATTCCTGTACAAATTCTCAAAGGCATGGCGTCGAACGCGCCAGCTTTTGGTATGATTGGGACACTCGTAGGGTTGATCGCTATCTTGGAAAGCATGGGCGCGGGGATTGATTCACTGGCCGCAGTGGTGGGACAAGGCATGGCGTTGGCGCTTATCACCACACTTTATGGTGTGTTCTTCGCCCGCATGGTGTTTTTGCCTGCGGCCAATAAATTGCTGCAAAAAGAAGAGTCCGAGCGTTTCCGCAATTTGATGATGGTGGAAGGACTGGTGTTGCTCGCGGACAAGCGTTCGCCGCGTTATATGCAGGATCGTCTGAACAGCTATCTTGACCCAGCGATTCATTTCAATATCGATAAACAAATGCGCGGCGCGGCGCCGAAATCTGCATGA
- a CDS encoding OmpA family protein: MSDSVKAPKLPEPDGDDWLVTYADIVTLLFAFFVLLFSLATLDPKELGRISSALKDRGFISEQLAHEDPYQELTKELELSLGASGYDQYMVVSMKEGEIDIELSSSSFFQPGSAKFLPAAVPMLDAIVPTLKKLMAADALMIAVEGHTDNSPIDTEQFPSNWELSAARAANTVRFLIARGLPADRMKVMGFGDTQPKAPNQDQTGAPLPANQELNRRVVVKVVKAD; encoded by the coding sequence ATGAGCGACAGCGTTAAAGCACCCAAACTTCCCGAGCCAGACGGTGATGACTGGTTAGTAACCTACGCCGACATAGTGACCTTGCTCTTTGCATTTTTTGTGCTGCTATTTTCACTAGCAACACTTGACCCAAAAGAGTTGGGACGTATTTCCAGCGCACTTAAAGATCGCGGCTTTATCAGCGAGCAACTCGCCCACGAAGACCCCTATCAAGAGCTTACCAAGGAGCTGGAGCTTTCGCTTGGGGCAAGTGGCTATGATCAGTACATGGTGGTTAGCATGAAGGAAGGCGAAATTGATATCGAGCTTTCCTCCTCTTCATTCTTCCAGCCGGGCTCGGCAAAATTTTTACCTGCCGCAGTTCCGATGCTGGATGCAATAGTGCCAACGCTTAAGAAGTTAATGGCGGCGGATGCACTCATGATTGCGGTTGAGGGACACACGGATAATTCGCCGATTGACACAGAGCAGTTTCCGAGTAACTGGGAACTTTCGGCGGCGCGTGCAGCAAACACGGTGCGGTTCTTGATTGCACGTGGTTTGCCTGCGGATCGCATGAAGGTGATGGGGTTTGGCGATACACAGCCCAAGGCTCCAAACCAAGACCAGACGGGCGCGCCTCTGCCTGCGAACCAAGAACTGAATCGCCGCGTGGTGGTCAAGGTCGTGAAGGCGGATTAG
- a CDS encoding BON domain-containing protein — MYRILLLAALLPALTACFTVVSTAVTETGITIAEDRSFGSRVDDNVIYAEINQMFLEKDVNDLLVNVTINVRHKRVMLTGNAKTEETAQEAVRLAWQAKGVQEVINEVEINPNSSLWDSANDSLIKKNLEARYLITKGVWVINYSIDVVNGTVYLLGITHNREELDKVLEVARATKGVKKVVSHLKVGTQMPAKPELPASNYSTSTVPQDAPIQSKQNF; from the coding sequence ATGTACCGTATTCTCCTATTAGCAGCGTTATTGCCCGCACTAACTGCCTGCTTCACCGTCGTCAGCACCGCCGTTACGGAAACGGGCATCACCATAGCGGAGGATCGCTCCTTTGGCTCGCGCGTCGACGACAATGTTATCTACGCCGAAATCAACCAGATGTTTTTGGAAAAAGACGTGAATGATTTGTTGGTGAATGTGACCATCAACGTACGCCATAAGCGCGTCATGTTAACGGGTAACGCAAAAACCGAGGAAACCGCGCAAGAAGCGGTAAGACTTGCTTGGCAAGCGAAGGGAGTTCAAGAAGTTATCAATGAGGTCGAGATCAACCCTAATAGCAGCCTATGGGACAGCGCCAATGATTCGCTCATTAAAAAGAATCTCGAAGCGCGCTACCTGATCACGAAAGGCGTGTGGGTCATCAATTACTCCATCGATGTGGTGAATGGCACAGTCTATCTGCTGGGTATCACTCATAACCGCGAAGAACTGGATAAGGTGCTGGAAGTGGCACGCGCCACCAAGGGCGTGAAGAAAGTGGTGAGCCACTTAAAAGTTGGCACTCAAATGCCAGCCAAGCCTGAATTGCCTGCTTCTAACTACTCAACCAGCACCGTGCCACAAGACGCGCCTATTCAATCGAAGCAAAACTTCTAA
- a CDS encoding penicillin-binding protein activator: MIRSIVVSVLTLVLLSACQPADQMTHQAVPAGTINTANLRPPVAQTIGARPSAAPVQQTLSGASVKVALLLPITGRHADLGRAMQDAAVLSQFDKYATLSPEANKRRVELVTYDTGDTPEQARDAANEAVDDGVVLIIGPVFADATQAVAPVAEAAGLSVISFSNNLTVARPNIYLFGFSPEQQTKRVVDFATTQGRNQLAALVPNSAYGQAVLATARSTITKNGGGVVAEALYSPQGVGVEASLASILPQGKPAAFDSMLLPEGGTPLATILRGLRNRGVQGESVKLLGTGLWDDPTLLSRVNLEGAWFATSPPQFTHAFETRFQSTYKYQAPRVASLSYDAVALAITIVTSGRSFTPPVLTGRSGFHGPANGIFRFRKDGTSERGLAVLQVRGGSFEVISPSPASFR; the protein is encoded by the coding sequence ATGATTCGCTCAATTGTTGTTAGTGTACTGACGTTGGTGTTGCTTAGCGCCTGCCAACCTGCGGATCAAATGACGCATCAGGCCGTGCCTGCTGGCACGATTAATACGGCTAATTTGCGCCCTCCCGTTGCGCAGACGATTGGTGCAAGACCAAGTGCTGCTCCTGTTCAGCAAACCCTCTCGGGAGCCTCGGTAAAGGTAGCGCTATTATTGCCCATCACGGGTCGTCACGCAGATCTGGGCCGTGCGATGCAGGATGCAGCCGTCCTATCGCAATTTGATAAATACGCGACACTCTCGCCCGAAGCCAACAAACGTCGTGTAGAGCTTGTGACGTATGATACGGGCGATACGCCAGAGCAGGCACGCGATGCCGCCAATGAAGCCGTTGACGATGGTGTGGTACTGATCATCGGCCCCGTATTTGCAGACGCAACACAGGCCGTCGCTCCAGTTGCGGAAGCGGCGGGTTTGAGCGTGATTAGCTTTTCCAATAACCTTACCGTTGCGCGCCCCAACATTTATCTGTTCGGGTTCTCGCCAGAGCAACAAACCAAGCGTGTGGTTGATTTTGCTACCACGCAAGGGCGCAACCAACTCGCGGCGCTGGTGCCAAATTCAGCTTATGGTCAAGCCGTGCTGGCAACCGCACGAAGCACGATTACCAAGAATGGAGGTGGTGTTGTCGCGGAGGCGCTCTATTCACCCCAAGGCGTTGGTGTAGAGGCATCATTAGCCAGCATATTGCCACAAGGTAAGCCTGCTGCATTTGATAGCATGCTTTTGCCTGAAGGTGGTACGCCACTTGCAACGATTCTGCGTGGCTTGCGCAATCGCGGCGTGCAAGGTGAGAGTGTAAAATTATTAGGCACTGGTCTTTGGGATGACCCAACGTTGCTAAGTCGTGTGAATCTCGAAGGTGCGTGGTTTGCGACATCGCCACCACAATTTACCCATGCGTTCGAAACACGCTTCCAGAGCACTTATAAATACCAGGCGCCACGTGTGGCGAGCCTTTCCTATGACGCTGTTGCTTTAGCTATTACGATTGTAACTTCGGGTCGTTCGTTTACCCCGCCTGTGTTAACGGGTCGTAGTGGATTTCATGGTCCCGCCAACGGGATTTTCCGTTTCCGCAAGGACGGCACGTCTGAGCGCGGATTAGCGGTGTTGCAAGTGCGTGGTGGTTCGTTTGAAGTGATCTCGCCTTCGCCCGCAAGCTTTAGGTAA
- a CDS encoding VacJ family lipoprotein: MRVYGIVTAVMMGLALTGCATHNEEDPMESLNRGVFQFNEVVDNIVLKPVAHGYRFVTTPYIRDRVSGVAQNLGEPITVANALLQGDVDRSFIAFWRFMLNSTVGIGGMFDVAATAGLNYRSEDFGQTLGAWGAGSGPYVVLPILGPSNGRDVVGLVVDWFTDPFRYTLEDNTDAFFYASAKGIEKRERLLDPIDDIYESSLDPYVSLRSIYTQQRDAEIKNSYDYSDKGQF; this comes from the coding sequence ATGCGCGTGTATGGTATTGTGACGGCAGTAATGATGGGCTTAGCGCTCACGGGTTGTGCAACCCACAACGAAGAAGATCCAATGGAGTCGCTCAATCGCGGCGTGTTCCAATTTAACGAAGTCGTGGACAATATTGTCCTGAAGCCTGTGGCTCATGGCTATCGCTTCGTGACCACCCCTTATATTCGTGACCGCGTGAGCGGTGTTGCGCAGAACCTTGGCGAGCCTATTACGGTTGCTAACGCGTTGCTGCAGGGTGATGTAGATCGTTCATTCATCGCTTTCTGGCGCTTTATGCTCAACAGCACCGTTGGTATCGGTGGTATGTTTGACGTTGCTGCAACTGCAGGTCTTAACTACCGTTCGGAAGATTTCGGTCAAACACTTGGCGCATGGGGCGCTGGTTCAGGCCCATACGTTGTCTTACCAATCTTAGGCCCAAGCAATGGTCGTGACGTGGTTGGTTTAGTGGTTGATTGGTTCACGGATCCATTCCGCTACACGCTTGAAGATAACACCGACGCGTTCTTCTATGCTTCGGCAAAAGGCATCGAGAAGCGCGAGCGTTTACTTGATCCAATTGACGATATCTATGAGAGCTCGCTTGATCCATACGTTTCGCTGCGTAGCATTTACACGCAGCAACGCGATGCGGAAATCAAGAATAGCTACGACTACTCGGATAAAGGCCAGTTCTAA
- the metF gene encoding methylenetetrahydrofolate reductase: MDTQSDLILSLRELYTKSAPSVSFEFFPPKSTDAEAKLWEVIRTLEPLSPRFVSVTYGAGGTTRERTHATVKRIKNETGLQPAAHLTCVGASRDEIKEIAKSYWDAGVRHIVALRGDAPAGQSYTPHPQGYAYADTLVKGLLEIGDFEISVAAYPETHPEARSTQADMEHLQRKIDAGATRAITQFFFDADVYLRFVERTQKAGITAEIVPGILPVTNFAQLTKFASMCGASVPDWLGKLFDGLDEKPEQRNLIAAMIAAEQCRMLMLAGVKHFHFYTLNRAELTNAICHILGVRG; the protein is encoded by the coding sequence ATGGACACACAATCCGACCTGATATTGAGTCTGCGCGAGCTCTACACAAAGTCAGCACCAAGTGTTTCATTCGAATTTTTTCCGCCCAAATCGACGGATGCAGAGGCAAAATTATGGGAAGTGATCCGCACGCTTGAACCTCTTTCGCCGCGCTTTGTTTCCGTGACCTATGGTGCAGGTGGCACCACGCGCGAACGCACGCATGCCACAGTGAAGCGTATTAAAAATGAGACAGGCCTGCAGCCTGCAGCCCACCTTACCTGTGTGGGCGCAAGCCGCGACGAAATTAAAGAAATTGCCAAGAGCTATTGGGACGCTGGCGTACGCCATATCGTCGCGCTACGCGGTGATGCGCCTGCTGGTCAATCCTACACACCACACCCACAAGGTTACGCCTATGCCGATACGCTGGTGAAGGGATTACTTGAGATCGGTGATTTCGAAATTTCTGTTGCAGCTTACCCTGAGACACATCCCGAAGCGCGCTCGACACAAGCCGACATGGAACACCTTCAACGTAAAATCGACGCAGGCGCTACGCGCGCCATCACACAGTTTTTCTTTGATGCGGACGTCTATTTGCGCTTTGTTGAACGTACACAAAAAGCGGGTATCACCGCAGAAATCGTGCCTGGCATTTTGCCAGTTACAAATTTTGCGCAGCTCACGAAATTTGCCAGCATGTGCGGCGCAAGTGTGCCCGATTGGTTAGGCAAATTATTCGACGGCTTGGATGAAAAACCCGAACAACGTAATTTGATTGCTGCGATGATTGCAGCCGAACAATGTCGTATGTTGATGCTGGCGGGCGTAAAACATTTTCACTTCTACACATTGAACCGCGCTGAACTGACCAACGCCATTTGCCACATCTTAGGTGTCAGAGGCTAA
- the rsmI gene encoding 16S rRNA (cytidine(1402)-2'-O)-methyltransferase, whose protein sequence is MTSKSPAKSNVPSALYVVATPIGNLKDMTYRAVETLKSVAVVACEDTRTSHVLLQHYGIETPTLSFHEHNSASMQDTLITRLAAGESIALLSDAGTPLVSDPGESLVKAVWETGHRVIPIPGASATMTALSAAGVATDGFYFAGFLPTKASEREARLAFLRALPVTIIMFEAPHRILETLEHLLASLGNRTAVIARELTKTYETFHRGTLASLAETMKEKTPKGEMVLLVEPAVSEGALQDSAMIDTLLKDALTRLPKSAAAAEVAKATGLTRQEIYARAIALSTQ, encoded by the coding sequence ATGACTAGCAAATCCCCAGCAAAAAGCAATGTGCCAAGCGCTTTATATGTCGTTGCCACGCCGATTGGCAACCTCAAGGACATGACCTATCGCGCCGTGGAAACCCTCAAAAGCGTTGCTGTTGTTGCATGCGAAGATACCCGCACCAGCCATGTATTATTGCAACATTATGGGATCGAGACACCTACCCTTTCCTTCCATGAACATAACAGCGCCTCCATGCAGGATACGTTGATTACAAGGCTCGCCGCAGGCGAGTCGATTGCCCTATTGTCAGACGCGGGCACACCGCTTGTCTCTGACCCCGGCGAGAGCCTCGTCAAGGCCGTATGGGAGACGGGCCATCGGGTGATTCCTATCCCTGGCGCCAGCGCAACGATGACCGCGCTCAGCGCCGCAGGCGTTGCCACAGACGGGTTCTATTTCGCAGGCTTCTTGCCTACCAAAGCCAGCGAACGCGAAGCGCGTCTAGCATTCCTACGCGCCCTACCTGTGACCATCATCATGTTTGAAGCACCGCACCGTATTCTCGAAACGTTGGAGCATCTTCTAGCATCGCTCGGTAATCGTACAGCGGTGATTGCGCGGGAACTCACCAAAACCTACGAAACATTTCATCGCGGCACGCTAGCTTCCTTGGCAGAAACCATGAAGGAGAAAACGCCCAAAGGGGAAATGGTCTTATTGGTAGAGCCCGCAGTGAGTGAAGGCGCATTGCAAGATAGCGCAATGATAGACACGCTACTCAAAGACGCACTCACACGTCTGCCCAAAAGCGCTGCCGCCGCCGAAGTCGCTAAAGCCACGGGACTGACAAGGCAGGAAATATATGCCCGCGCCATCGCGCTCAGCACGCAATAA
- a CDS encoding coproporphyrinogen III oxidase: MHRKPPLAIYVHWPFCKKKCPYCDFNSHVREQVDHVAWQTALLKELAYWRAQTTGHRVVSIFFGGGTPSLMEPSTIEAIIRSVRDGWECCEDIEITMEANPTSVEAAKFRDVASAGVNRLSLGVQSLKQESLSFLGREHSASEALYALELAAKHFPRYSFDLIYALPHQTLAAWESELRDALKYVRGHLSLYQLTIEENTAFHHAYHVKKEFALPPEPLAASMYETTQTIMNEAGLPAYEVSNHAAAGQASRHNLAYWRAEAYLGIGPGAHGRVDIADNRIATRNLKSPERWLEVTTNNGNGIEEALTLTAQERTEEQVLMGLRLMEEGIDASLVSTAKVAPLIAQQLLQQNGDNIRVTAKGALLLNAIIASLLT; the protein is encoded by the coding sequence ATGCACAGGAAACCGCCGCTCGCAATCTATGTTCACTGGCCTTTTTGCAAAAAGAAGTGCCCGTACTGCGATTTCAACTCCCATGTCCGTGAGCAAGTTGACCATGTAGCGTGGCAAACCGCATTGCTCAAAGAACTGGCGTATTGGCGCGCCCAAACCACAGGCCATCGCGTTGTCAGTATCTTCTTCGGCGGCGGCACGCCGTCGCTGATGGAGCCCTCGACGATTGAAGCCATCATCCGCAGCGTACGTGACGGTTGGGAATGTTGCGAGGACATCGAGATCACCATGGAAGCCAACCCCACTTCCGTAGAGGCCGCCAAGTTTCGTGATGTGGCCAGCGCAGGAGTAAATCGCCTATCGCTTGGCGTGCAGTCACTTAAGCAGGAATCGCTCTCGTTTCTGGGGCGTGAACACTCTGCGAGTGAGGCGCTATATGCATTGGAGTTGGCAGCAAAACATTTCCCGCGCTATTCGTTCGATCTGATTTATGCATTACCGCACCAAACCCTTGCAGCATGGGAAAGCGAATTGCGTGACGCACTGAAATACGTGCGCGGGCATCTTTCGCTCTATCAATTGACCATTGAAGAGAATACGGCATTTCACCATGCCTATCACGTCAAGAAAGAATTCGCGCTGCCCCCTGAACCGCTTGCAGCAAGCATGTATGAGACAACACAAACCATCATGAATGAGGCAGGTTTGCCTGCCTATGAAGTCTCGAATCATGCAGCAGCAGGCCAAGCCTCACGACATAATCTCGCTTATTGGCGAGCGGAGGCGTATCTCGGCATTGGGCCAGGCGCACATGGGCGCGTCGATATCGCAGACAATCGCATCGCCACGCGCAATCTCAAGTCACCAGAACGCTGGCTTGAGGTCACTACAAACAATGGCAATGGTATCGAAGAAGCATTGACGCTTACCGCGCAAGAACGCACCGAGGAACAGGTGCTCATGGGCTTACGTTTAATGGAAGAAGGCATCGACGCGTCACTGGTTTCTACTGCAAAAGTAGCCCCACTTATTGCGCAGCAATTGCTGCAGCAAAATGGTGATAACATAAGAGTAACAGCGAAGGGTGCATTACTATTGAATGCTATTATCGCAAGCCTGCTAACGTAA
- a CDS encoding gamma-glutamyl-gamma-aminobutyrate hydrolase family protein → MRTSSPVIGFTLDYEESGGYSKYPWYAIRDNYCAAVAKFGATPIALPHEVAQVPQYLELLDGLIITGGNFDVPPEMYGDTSTHEKVTLKRRRTEFEWAITKGALERKMPIFGICGGEQLLNVILGGTLIQHIPDSIENALPHEQPNPRHEVGHEVRIEDDTLLKNIIGTSTIAVNSAHHQAVAKVAANALVNSYAPDGVIEGLELPTHLHPFCLGVQWHPEFLITDADAKLFAAFVTAARNYHG, encoded by the coding sequence ATGCGCACATCATCCCCTGTCATCGGCTTCACCCTCGATTACGAAGAAAGTGGCGGCTACTCAAAGTATCCGTGGTATGCAATCCGCGATAATTACTGCGCTGCCGTTGCAAAATTTGGCGCAACCCCCATCGCATTGCCGCACGAAGTAGCACAAGTGCCACAGTATCTGGAACTGCTCGACGGCTTGATCATCACAGGTGGGAACTTTGACGTACCGCCCGAAATGTATGGTGACACTTCCACACACGAAAAGGTCACGCTCAAGCGTCGCCGCACGGAATTTGAGTGGGCCATTACCAAGGGCGCGCTTGAACGCAAGATGCCTATTTTTGGTATTTGCGGCGGCGAACAACTACTCAACGTCATTTTAGGCGGCACACTTATTCAGCATATTCCTGACAGCATTGAAAACGCCTTGCCACACGAGCAACCTAACCCGCGTCATGAAGTTGGGCATGAGGTGCGTATCGAGGACGATACACTGCTTAAGAACATCATTGGCACTTCTACCATCGCAGTGAACTCGGCGCATCATCAGGCCGTAGCGAAAGTGGCGGCCAATGCTCTCGTCAATTCCTATGCACCCGACGGAGTGATTGAAGGCCTAGAACTACCAACGCACCTTCACCCCTTCTGTCTTGGCGTACAGTGGCACCCCGAATTTCTGATTACCGATGCGGACGCAAAACTCTTCGCTGCATTCGTAACAGCCGCACGTAATTATCATGGCTGA
- the rsmD gene encoding 16S rRNA (guanine(966)-N(2))-methyltransferase RsmD, with product MRVITGKYKGRKLTPPADTSIRPTSERTRESLFNLLMHGQFGGANIIHQRVADICCGTGALGIEALSRGATHCVFVDQAKAGLELAKKNVEHIGATADASFILSDANHLPKATEPCALVMIDPPYDINIIPRVAGSLIEQGWVKTGSILVTEVRFTTDMPELPGFSLLLDRQYGKAKVLIWECI from the coding sequence ATGCGGGTGATTACTGGAAAATATAAAGGCCGCAAACTCACACCACCTGCTGATACGTCTATCCGCCCCACCTCCGAGCGCACGCGCGAATCTCTTTTTAACTTACTCATGCACGGCCAGTTTGGTGGTGCCAATATTATTCACCAACGCGTTGCTGATATTTGCTGCGGCACGGGCGCACTTGGGATTGAGGCACTCTCGCGTGGCGCAACACACTGCGTATTTGTTGATCAGGCCAAAGCGGGACTGGAGCTTGCCAAAAAGAATGTCGAGCATATAGGCGCCACGGCGGACGCTAGTTTCATTCTCTCTGACGCGAATCATTTACCCAAAGCCACCGAGCCTTGCGCGCTGGTGATGATCGATCCGCCTTATGACATCAACATCATTCCGCGTGTGGCTGGGTCACTCATCGAACAGGGCTGGGTAAAAACAGGCAGCATCCTCGTAACCGAAGTGCGCTTCACTACCGACATGCCCGAACTGCCGGGCTTCTCATTGTTGCTAGACCGTCAGTACGGCAAAGCGAAGGTACTTATATGGGAATGCATTTAA
- a CDS encoding YraN family protein — MPAPSRSARNKRYRKGIRAEWVAAQHLRLRGWRIIGTRFKTPLGEIDLIAKRGRTIAFIEVKARASHQKAAEAIHHENQQRVVRAAQWFLSAHPNYADYHLRFDACLVPWYYWPTFIPHAFGA, encoded by the coding sequence ATGCCCGCGCCATCGCGCTCAGCACGCAATAAACGTTACCGCAAAGGCATTCGCGCCGAATGGGTCGCCGCACAACATTTACGTCTGCGCGGGTGGCGCATTATTGGCACGCGCTTCAAAACTCCACTGGGCGAAATCGACCTGATCGCCAAACGCGGCCGCACCATTGCATTTATCGAGGTCAAAGCACGTGCCTCACACCAAAAAGCGGCAGAAGCAATTCACCACGAGAATCAGCAACGTGTGGTGCGCGCAGCACAATGGTTCCTAAGCGCACACCCAAACTACGCCGATTATCATCTACGATTCGACGCATGTTTAGTACCGTGGTACTACTGGCCAACCTTTATTCCCCATGCGTTTGGAGCCTAA
- a CDS encoding ABC transporter substrate-binding protein: MRRLLGAVLALALSAQAAQAGDAVAAKTYVDKIASQALAIVKTTDAQPVKQAKLETLFKTIVDIPFIGRFVLGRHWNVATPVQQQAYLKAYEPFLMKGYVGRIAKYSGQSYKLGNAKQETDGSVVVTMEIVDPGKPSVFVDYRLRDEKTSFKVTDIVVEGVSLLNVQRSEFNSVVNSKGIDYLISALNKKVLAAK, from the coding sequence ATGCGTAGGCTTTTGGGTGCAGTGTTGGCGCTTGCGCTTAGTGCGCAGGCAGCACAAGCAGGTGACGCGGTAGCTGCAAAAACCTATGTCGATAAGATTGCTTCGCAAGCATTGGCGATTGTGAAAACCACGGATGCTCAGCCAGTCAAGCAAGCAAAGTTAGAAACGCTTTTCAAAACAATCGTTGATATTCCGTTCATCGGCCGTTTCGTGTTGGGAAGACATTGGAATGTGGCAACGCCCGTGCAACAACAAGCGTATCTTAAGGCGTATGAGCCATTCTTGATGAAGGGCTATGTTGGCCGCATCGCTAAATACTCGGGTCAGTCTTACAAGCTTGGTAATGCTAAGCAAGAAACGGACGGCAGCGTTGTAGTGACGATGGAAATTGTTGATCCAGGCAAGCCAAGCGTCTTTGTTGATTATCGCCTGCGTGACGAGAAGACGAGCTTTAAGGTGACGGATATTGTTGTGGAGGGCGTTAGCCTGCTCAACGTTCAGCGTTCCGAGTTTAACTCGGTGGTGAATAGCAAGGGGATCGATTACTTGATTTCCGCGCTCAACAAAAAAGTCCTAGCGGCGAAATAA